From Rhinoraja longicauda isolate Sanriku21f chromosome 30, sRhiLon1.1, whole genome shotgun sequence, a single genomic window includes:
- the b3gnt7l gene encoding UDP-GlcNAc:betaGal beta-1,3-N-acetylglucosaminyltransferase 7, like, with the protein MDYMFRKRKLLKTLLSLSLLFATVALVHKLKLGDVLDVRLREATASGAKLTLAWQDAEGNSPPRTNGSAAEAEAEQGPGAGTGIPANVSSGPRAWGVTVINCSQNETVRGLKWFSALDSRFQQYVLYRHCRYFPMLLNHPEKCAAPTHLLIVVKSVIEQHDRRAAVRHTWGRERSFGGLAVRTLFLLGTPPADKDQRNLQKLLEYEDRLYGDILQWDFTDTFFNLTLKEVNFLKWFDLYCRGTSFIFKGDDDVFVNTENLMEFLASQSEGPHRDNLFVGDIISMALPIRNLQSKYFIPKQLHDKHYPPYAGGGGFLMAAPLARQLVAASEDIQLYPIDDVYLGMCLQKVGVKPQLHYAFRTFGIVKRRVSPMNNDPCFYKNLLVIHKLSPEGLLQMWDTVHNRTLICAKKVFITLNN; encoded by the coding sequence ATGGACTACATGTTCCGCAAAAGGAAGCTGCTGAAGACGCTGTTGAGCTTGTCGCTGCTCTTCGCCACCGTGGCCTTAGTCCATAAGCTCAAGTTGGGGGACGTGTTGGATGTGAGACTCCGGGAGGCGACGGCCTCGGGCGCCAAGTTAACCCTGGCCTGGCAAGATGCCGAGGGCAACTCGCCCCCACGGACTAACGGTAGCGCCGCCGAGGCAGAGGCGGAGCAGGGGCCCGGGGCTGGGACCGGGATCCCGGCTAATGTCAGTAGCGGCCCGCGGGCCTGGGGAGTGACCGTGATCAACTGCAGCCAGAACGAGACGGTGCGAGGCCTGAAGTGGTTCTCGGCGCTCGATTCCCGCTTCCAACAGTACGTGCTGTACCGCCATTGCCGCTATTTCCCCATGCTGCTCAACCACCCCGAGAAATGCGCGGCGCCCACTCACCTCCTCATCGTCGTCAAGTCGGTGATCGAGCAGCACGACCGGAGGGCCGCCGTCCGCCACACGTGGGGCCGGGAGCGCAGCTTCGGCGGCCTCGCCGTGCGGACGCTCTTCTTGCTGGGCACACCGCCCGCCGACAAAGACCAGCGCAACCTGCAGAAGCTTCTGGAATACGAGGACCGGCTGTACGGCGACATCCTGCAGTGGGACTTCACGGACACCTTCTTCAACCTGACCCTGAAGGAGGTGAATTTCCTCAAGTGGTTCGACCTCTACTGCCGCGGCACCAGCTTCATCTTCAAGGGTGACGACGACGTCTTCGTCAACACCGAGAACCTGATGGAGTTCCTGGCCTCTCAGAGCGAAGGCCCCCACCGCGACAACCTCTTCGTGGGCGACATCATCTCCATGGCTCTGCCCATCAGGAACCTCCAGAGCAAGTACTTCATCCCCAAGCAGCTGCACGACAAGCACTACCCGCCATATGCCGGCGGCGGCGGTTTCCTCATGGCCGCCCCCCTGGCCAGGCAGCTGGTGGCGGCCTCCGAGGACATCCAACTCTACCCCATCGACGACGTCTACCTGGGCATGTGCCTGCAGAAGGTGGGCGTCAAGCCGCAGCTGCACTATGCCTTCAGGACGTTTGGCATCGTCAAGCGGCGGGTCAGCCCGATGAACAACGATCCTTGCTTCTACAAGAACCTGCTGGTCATCCACAAGCTCAGCCCCGAGGGCTTGCTGCAGATGTGGGACACCGTCCACAACCGAACCCTCATCTGTGCCAAGAAGGTTTTTATAACTTTAAACAATTAA